The following are from one region of the Ptychodera flava strain L36383 chromosome 15, AS_Pfla_20210202, whole genome shotgun sequence genome:
- the LOC139152146 gene encoding protein C-mannosyl-transferase DPY19L3-like, whose amino-acid sequence MSSELRQRKQKTVKSSRLDTDINPVTDERIDSHEDSTDQSEDGVSHDEMDDNANIVWQFSSQLSIVIGIAVAIFIAYGYAVYIWTLHENRLWFSNIQEVEREISFRTESGLYYSYYKQMINAKSLKQGLYELTHDNITENWRTINVLERMNIYQEVILSVLYKTLNIQKWLQPVFFYIYSVFTIHGLYLIALYMTTWMLSESWLAGVLAAAFYVFNKDDSTRVEFTIPLRESFSLPFLFLQILFITYYLKPGLSATKQRLSCCCIAVCTFLFALSWQFAQFVLLLQALTLFSLALLELIPMSQMRWILSIQFVCLLLVCVAQFFHPMIPGSLVISFIPAAFLVTYLKGQEPSAHGLIRGTFRLIGHVTSVVALTVVINVIVKSILLVEADEHIFKFLSAKFGASNTRDFDANLYLCVGAFGLLPMDTFYRLTDHLLFPFYGIAQLSLLVLIIIAVWKMLRSSEPGISCCNNDTNSADNHQHWHPLKDRPELAFHCIQTVFFACLAISTMRFKYLWTPEMCILAAFVVSDYQTWKWLLKKCDIKSEITVWIVRHASTLTLLVALLIRVLPNVKAELEELREFYDPDTVDLMNWIKDFTKEDAVFSGSMQLLAGVKLCTGRKLTNHPHYEDKLLREKTFQVYQYYGRRSPEEVYDIHKSIGTDYIILEDSICYSGGPPGCRLPDLIDIANGHVVEGIKDREGLVVPLYGRFCDKIRQRKNAEYTKFFKLVFKNDTFHVYKVL is encoded by the exons ATGTCGTCAGAGCTGAGgcagagaaaacagaaaactgTGAAGAGTTCAAGACTTGACACTGACATCAATCCAGTTACTGATGAAAGGATTGACTCTCATGAAGATTCCACTGACCAGAGTGAAGACGGTGTCAGCCATGATGAAATGGATGACAATGCCAATATTGTCTGGCAATTTTCATCTCAATTAAGTATTGTAATTGGAATAGCTGTGGCTATTTTCATCGCTTATGGCTATGCTGTGTATATATGGACACTTCATGAAAACAGACTATGGTTTTCCAACATACAG GAAGTAGAGCGTGAGATTTCTTTCCGAACTGAATCTGGTCTGTACTATTCATATTACAAACAAATGATCAATGCCAAGTCACTGAAACAAG GTTTGTATGAATTAACTCATGacaacattacagaaaattggAGAACTATCAATGTGCTTGAGAGAATGAACATCTATCAGGAAGTTATTCTCAGTGTTCTTTATAAAACTCTCAACATTCAG AAATGGCTACAACCAgtatttttctacatatattcGGTGTTCACAATACATGGACTTTACTTGATCGCATTGTACATGACAACATGGATGTTGAGTGAATCTTGGCTTGCTGGCGTACTAGCTGCTGCTTTCTATGTATTCAACAA AGATGATAGTACCAGAGTTGAATTCACAATCCCACTCAGAGAGAGTTTCTCACTTCCATTTctgtttttacaaattttgttcaTTACATATTATTTGAAGCCAGGATTATCAGCTACAAAGCAG AGACTATCTTGTTGTTGTattgctgtatgtacatttctATTTGCATTAAGTTGGCAGTTTGCACAGTTCGTATTGTTACTTCAAGCTTTAACATTATTCAGCTTGGCACTACTGGAATTAATTCCTATGTCTCAA ATGAGATGGATActttcaatacaatttgtgtGTTTACTATTGGTTTGTGTTGCCCAGTTCTTTCATCCAATGATACCTGGATCATTGGTAATAAGTTTTATTCCAGCTGCTTTCCTAGTCACCTACTTAAAG GGACAAGAACCATCAGCTCATGGTTTGATCAGAGGGACTTTTAGACTGATAGGACATGTAACATCTGTAGTTGCACTCACTGTTGTCATAAATGTGATTGTCAAG AGCATTCTTCTTGTCGAGGCAGATGAGCACATCTTTAAATTTCTTTCAGCAAAATTTGGAGCATCCAATACAAG GGACTTTGATGCCAATTTGTATTTATGTGTTGGAGCATTTGGACTCTTGCCGATGGATACATTTTATAGGCTAACAGATCATTTGCTTTTCCCATTCTATGGAATTGCTCAACTATCCCTGCTTGTTCTCATTATCATTGCTGTATGGAAAATGCTAAG ATCTTCAGAACCGGGCATATCATGCTGCAACAATGATACAAACAGTGCAGACAATCACCAACATTGGCACCCTCTCAAAGACAGGCCAGAATTAGCATTTCATTGCATTCAAACTGTATTCTTTGCCTGCCTTGCCATATCTACAATGAGATTCAAGTACTTGTGGACACCAGAAATGTGTATCTTAGCTGCCTTTGTCGTGTCAGATTATCAAACGTGGAAATGGCTCCTGAAGAAATGTGATATCAAATCAGAAATTACA GTATGGATTGTCAGACATGCATCCACTTTGACCCTACTTGTTGCGTTGTTGATAAGA GTGTTACCAAATGTTAAGGCTGAATTGGAGGAACTTAGAGAGTTTTATGATCCAGACACTGTAGATCTAATGAACTGGATTAA AGACTTTACAAAGGAAGATGCAGTGTTCAGTGGTAGTATGCAATTACTGGCCGGTGTGAAATTATGCACCGGTAGAAAACTAACAAACCATCCACATTATGAAGATAAACTTCTACGAGAAAAAACATTCCAG GTCTATCAGTACTATGGCAGAAGATCACCAGAAGAGGTTTATGACATTCATAAATCAATCGGTACTGATTACATTATATTAGAAGACAGTATCTGTTACTCTGGGGGACCGCCTGGATGCAGATTGCCAGATCTTATTGACATTGCCAATGGCCAT GTTGTAGAGGGTATCAAAGATCGAGAAGGATTGGTAGTGCCTTTGTATGGaagattttgtgataaaataagACAACGTAAGAATGCAGAGTACACCAAATTCTTCAAACTGGTTTTTAAGAATGATACATTTCATGTTTACAAAGTTTTATGA